One Lepisosteus oculatus isolate fLepOcu1 chromosome 27, fLepOcu1.hap2, whole genome shotgun sequence genomic window, gtgctgctgtacatgccattgtgtgtctctgtgttggcccaccaggtagatacatctgttctgaccagactatcctattctcctccccacatgtccggaCGGCGCCCGGGCTGGGGACCATCTGAGtcggatgctgcatcactgccatggatctaAGGGGGACATCGCGAatatagctatcgtttagggaggatttgctggtctacagggatctgcatggagtactgtcACACAGAAGGACATGATGGAAGGTTTAATACTCCACACttagtacttttttttaattgtataatgttagcatgcccaaaggggttgggcagccagttgaccttggaccccagaggtttttcttctccttactgaggagttttgggttcctctcctctgttgtGTTTTGGCCTCTTCTCTTTCTGTACTGTAACACGAATTACGGGGGAGCTAGGGGGAGCTTAGCTTACCTGAATAAGGCACGAGCTTCCCTGAAGAGACCATTTGCGAAATTTTGGGGGTCTCTAAAatatggaaaattaaaaaaatgtcctatttatacagtatgggtCACTTTTTTCCGGCATAGACTACATTTGCGTTTCTGTTCTGAGCGTGTTGCTGCCATAGAAATAGCTAAGTAATTTAATACAATACCGATCAGGGCATGGTGGTGCTGTTACAAAAGTAGGCAACGTTCCTTTACACGTGACAAACAGACAAGCTAAAAcgatgaaaactgaaaaacatcGATAATGCCCAAGAGAAAACAGGGAACTTGACGGGCTAATCTTGGGttcacaaaaaaacccaaactgcGCGATCTGACTGTTGCTGCTAGCGGTTTCTCGTCAGACAGTTTAGCTGCTGACCCGCCTGCCTGGCCTGCCCCTCCAAATACGTCCACCAACAACAccagctccagctccccagAGGAAGAGGCTGATCCCTCTGTGACCCCAGTCGCCACCAATCTCCCGGCTAACTGGACCAGTCAGCAGTGGACAGAGTGGAAAAAACGCAACCCGTGGCTTTTCGATAAGAAAAGAAACTTTGGATGCACAGCATGCAGAGATGCAAAGAGTCTCCTGCTGTCAGAAAAAGCACTTGGCATGCATATATCTGAGGAGTGGATTCATGGAGATGTAAGTAGGCCTTTGCAGAACCAGctgcggaaaaaaaaaatataaacacgGTGATACTGTAGCTTATCACATAAAACGGCCGTTGATATTGAAGAGACGAAGCAAAAAGAAATTCTCCCAAACAAGGTACTTGAAATTAAAGCAAATTTAATTCAAGAAACCGCAGTTTCATTCAGATCTGCCCATATGGTGTCCAAGGAAAGATTAACTTATAAAAACTTCACTCCTTCAATAATGTAACCCGAGCTTAATGGTGCCAAAGTAGGCCCTGTACATAAGTCAGACCATTCCTGTGCTGAAATGATATGTCATATTGCAAAGCAAATGCAGAACAAGCTTGTGTCGAGTATAAAAGAACTTAAGTCACAAAATAGCCTCACTATTGATGAAAGCACAGTGCACGGGCGTGCTCACCTCATCGTATACATGAAGGGGATGTGGACAATGTATTTTTAGACATCACAGAGCTGACGGATGGCACAGACACGGAATCAATCTACAGTTGCCTGAGAGGGAGCCTTAGTAACGTGGGTTTGGATGATGAGTTCTTGAAGAAATATCTCATCAGCATAGCCACTGACGGGGCTGCAGTGCTCACTGGCAAATCCTCTGGACTGACTGCTAGACTAAAGCGTTACTTTCCTAAAGTGCAGTCCATACACTTTCTGGCACATCGCCTTGAACTGGCAGTACAAGACGCTCTCAAAGAAGTGGCTGGGTGTAACCATTTCGAATTCTTTATTGCAAAACTATATTCACTTTATCACCAATCGACTAAGAACGCTCGGATACTCGAGAAAGCAGCCGCAGACCTAAATGTGCAGATTATGAAAATTGGCCAGATTTTGAATATTAGATGGGTGGCAAGCAgttttaatactgtaaaaacagtatGGAAATATTTCCCTGCATTAGCACACCATTTTAAAACAGCAAGCAAGGGAGGATGCATCACGCAGTGCCACTGAGAGACAGAAACACAAGGGACTACACAAACACCTCACTAACTCCTCATCTGTTGCCGATTTGGCATCTATTAAAAACGCTCTCCGTGAGCTGCTGGGCCTCTCCCTGAAACTCCAAAACACAGACACATCTCTGGTGGACTCCAGTTGCCACATTCAGCAGACCTTCGAGGAAAGACACCGGCGGTCAATCCGCAGTGAAGGCCGAGCAGCGCTCGTCACTGGGCGTGTTTAAAGATGTTGACATCTCAGAGGGTACAGGAAAAATAAACCAGCTCCAGGTCTATCAGTCTGTGATCAGTAGCCTTACAAAGTGACTCTGATTCTGAATTAGTCCAGATGCTGAAACCGCTGGATAAGGGCTTCTGGCCACAGGATCGTGATGTCTTAATTCTTTACGGTGAAGTTGGCGCGCTTGCTAAAGCACTGGGCGAACCCGTCAGAGAGGCAGTGGAGGAATTCCGAGACTGGAAATTACAAGGCAAAGCATCAGGACAGACGCTGGGAAAACTCCACAGCAGGCCGGACGTGCCTCACCACCTCAGCCGACTGCGAGCGGGGGTTCTCTGCCCTGAGTGACACTAAGAGAAAACGAAGCCTCTCCTCTCTTCTTTTTGTTGATCTGAATGGACCTCCTGTGGAGAGATTCGATCCCTGCCTCTTGTATCATCTTGGAGTAAAGCAGGCCACCGCTCGTCCACTTCATGGGCAACAGGACGGACACCACAGACAGCTGAGCCCAGACCTCTGTGGACACTTCTATTGTAAGGTAAGAGTAACTCCTGTTAAACTATAACTATATAATCCAGTGCTCACTTTGTATGCGCTAGCTGACTGGCCTTTCACACGTGATGCGTCCCCCCCCAAACCaggggtgagctccccctgatGCCAAGATATCATTCGCACCCTGCTGTAACGTCATGTGttgtcacacagctttgttaagtgccttggggcaaccttgttgtgaaaggcgctatatagaaataaattcaattgaattgaaattgaatacaGGACAGCTTTTGTCTAAGTCATTTCTGTTTGAGGAGGTGCCAGTTACTGAAAGTAACGATTCACACACTTCAGACACCACTTTCCTTATTGCAAGCACTCCGAGTAGCCTACACAGTAAAAACTGCTCCAGTCACAAGGAATCACAGCCCTACCTGTGAACAGACTGTGAGTTTCTTTTAACGCTGAGTTCCAGTATGATGAGCTGTATTAACAATGTGATTTGTGCCACagaaagtagtgtttgtgctgcttttgttcCTCAGATGTATTGAACTGATGACTAAAGCTAGAATACAGCAATAGCTAGTctgtattttacattgtttacatttttctaatttaCTCATATTTTTAGCTGCGGCTAAATATATTTTCCCAGAAACTAGATTACTCAAATTATtactagcaaaaaaaaatctggttaATTATGACTGTTAGGTAGTATTATTTTTTCCAACATTTTTATAAACCTTATCTGGAGAATTCTGATCAGCTTGCCCAGCAGGATTGAGGTTTGACTGTAACTATAAATATCGTTTGCACCCTTTGTGTCATCAATGTGTCACTGTCAAATTGTAAACATTACTGTTAGTTAGATGTCTCGAAGTTTAAAATTCATACCGATCactgttttcaaataaaaatatttaaaatagcaaTTGCTTAGTGTGACTCTCGGAGAACAGCTTAGTTTGGTTCTGAAGAGGTTCTGCAATTCTGTTTTTATGCTCGCCTGCTTATTGACACTAATGCCCTGCAATGAACTATCGAATTTAAAAGAGAAGACAGTTGTGAAGACTTATTGTTCATGAGTCCAAATCACGTCCATATTAGCTCAACTCaacagacaacactgaggactggATGGAAATATTACACCATCATGAGAGCTCTCCCCTGCTGACAGTCTCATCACACTCTGTTTGTGAAGGTGAGCTGcagggatcagtgtgtgtgatcGGGAACAAATGGCAAATctttaattaatcatttaaatattacatacagatgaACCGCAATGTAACTGAAATCACAAATTGGAAATAAACTCTGCCTCCTTCTGTTATCTTGACACAGGTAGATTTCAGCTTGACTGGCTGAGCCACTTTCTGACACCTTGCCAACTGCTGTCTCAGACCAACATGAGTAACATACCGGAGTTTTTCGGGAGGATGATTTCGGAAACACGGAGGAGGTCAGCtccaatgtatttttgtttaacaCCAATACATTTGTGTGCAGTGAACTTCACTGGGTCAGTATTATTCTGATACTAAGATTTCCATATGTTTTCCAAATTAATGTCTCCTTTTCCAAACCTTGGAAATCAGTAATTTTTAAGAAAAGGATACAGCACATGTGTCAGGGATTGTGCTCTGCAAAAGAATGTACAGCCATTGTGAATTTTCACAGGTTCCACAATGCAAGAGCAGGTATTCTTAAGACACCGTCTGCCGCCTGTACCCAACACCAGCGCTGAGTCTAGCAGTCCTACCTGGAGCTCAGGGCCTCTGGGATCCTGCAGAGGCAGTGGCAGCACATCCTCCACAAGCACACGAGTCAGGTGCTCTGCACTGCAGGGAGCTCTGGGCTGCAGCTAcagtaggacaagaaacaacagGACACTGTTAGCAGCTCTTCCTCAAGACTCATCATGATGTAGACAGATggaactacagatgcagccattcagaatgcgcgggcgataccgcattatttggcggtgcgctttacgcagtctaccgtgagttaccgtaaattctcctataataccgcaattaaaataatagtatccggaatttccgcaaggtggagctaataaagctcaacctctcatgtttgagctgtcgccatcaaagtctttaacgaagatattactaatagtattaataatgaatgaccttggacaagctgtaaacaaagtattgcctttgtccacgttctttttttcattgaccatctttgtaaaagtaacaccacagcatttcgcaatcacacatttgtttccaatcatgcaaagtacagtaatttttgagaactgattcaccatgcctttcacatgctcataagagattgatttaggaacataaacatattaccgtatgcaaactgtactgtatacagtatgtatatgtatatttaatgtcttaactgtgcccgtttaagtattgaacatttatatggaattttaccactgaagggaaatcttatgtccttgctccattcctgttcaccttttacacctctgacttcaggtacaactctgaggcATGTCATCTGTAGAAgttttcagatgactctgcaattgtggggtgtattagagaggggagggaggaggaatataggagcttgattaccaacattttggagtggtgtcatcttaaccatctccagctaaacaccagcaagaccaaagaaatggtcCTGGACTTTCGAGGAATAAGTCtctgctgaaccctgtttccatccagggtgaggccATAGAAGGGGTgcagtcctacaagtacttagagGTACACCTGGAtaataagctggagtggtctggtaacactgacgccctgtacaagaaaggccAGAGCTGActctcaggtcctttggtgtgtgtggaacactgttacacgttttttatgaatcagtggtggcagcggccatcttctacgctgttgtaTGGTAGGGTAGCAGCATCATGACaggagatgcaaataggctccataaactcatcaagaaggctggctctttgttggggctgagccttgaccccctggagctggtggctgagaggagaatgctgacctagctcacagccatcacgaacaacgcctctcatccgcttcatgggactgttactgggcagcggagcacttttagcaacagactgatccagctacggtgttcaagggaacgtttccacaGGTCTTTCCTctcggcggctgtcagggtgtataacgctgccctaggctgggactgttagcccttcagttgctcgtctatggacagcatgttgctccattgtactttttggacactcaatctgtatatacctatgcacattttgcacatattttattgtttttacagtgactataatcatattttgcacacacctatgtatttattttttatttatttatttataactaATTTCTCGTCCACctaatgtctgtttttgttttgcttctcttggtctgctgtaacacatcaatttccattcaggatcaataaagtctaatCTATCTTATTGCATCAAACATAATGCCCATCTGCCTCAAACacacttaaaaatgtaattgtgaaGAAATGGAAGCAGTGAAGGCAGTTTCATCAGGAAACAGTACCTCAGTGTGGAACAGGCGTGCAGGGCCTGCAGACAGACAGCTCGGCTCAGGGCATCACTGGGCTGCTCTTTAACAAACGCCTGTGAAGAGATGGGAGAGAAATGTAAACCCCACTTCCCTCCATCAAAAGACACAAGGACAGGGCCTGTGCTCATCTAGAGGCACAGCTGAGAGTCCCGAGACTGTGTGCAGCTGCAGCGAGGAAGAGACCGAGGGCACCTCTCTCCCCTCTGATTTCTACTGACAGTAAGGACTGTCAGAGCATCCGTGTGGGAAAACAGCAGACAGGCGGCTGcgtcagacacactgaccatcattgTCGCCAGGAGCTCGGCCTTGGCAGGGAAGCTGGGAGCTCCGGAGGGACTGGCGCTGCGCACTGCCTGTGCCATCATGCCCACACTGCGGCACAGGCTCAGTCTGACACTGGGCTCCTGCAGggggacacacagcagctcactCACTGACAGCCCAGGCAGGCCCTGCAAGGAGTGAAAAACTCACTGAAATAAATCTTGGCTGCACACACCTTACAGAATGTACCAGCAGGTTAGTCAAGTCTGCAGAAAGCAGTTGTGAGGCTCACACTATGAGCTCTTCTGTtcttaataacaaattaaaacataaacccTTAACTGAGATCTTTAAATTTCCTTCCTCTCTGGTGGTCAAATGACCAGTAAAACTAGTTTTAGCTCCAGTCCTGGGTTGATTGCTGTGTGAagtttgcgtgttctccctgggtttcctccaggtgctccagtttactGTTCCAGATGCTCCCCGTCTGTCCATTAAGTCATGTAGAAAGGATACGCTGATATTACAGTTTTCATGGCTGTCGTCAACAGCAGTAGAAGCCCtgagtctgtgtgaggagtgggaacagatcacctcacctctctctcCATAGGATTCTCAAACCCTGCTTCTTTCACACTGTCCTGAAGCGCTTGTTTCACAGTCTCCTGCTGAGAGAGGTGCTGGGCAGACACACCGACACACTGGTACAGGAAGGCCTGTGACACCGGAGAAGAGGACAGTGAGCACTGAGCTCAGGAGGCTGCTCTGTACAGCTGCACTGAGAGGACATGTAAGCCGTGGATAGGGATGCTCCGATCGATCGGCCGCCGATCGATATCAGCCAATTTTCACTCCAAATGACTCGATTGGTGTTCTCTAAACTGACCAatctcaaaaaacaattttgcgATTACTACATTTCCGACATTacctgaacatacagtagcaacatGTCCTCGCCGGTCTGGCAGTTTTTCCACACTTCTACAAAAGACGAAACATTTGCAGTTTGCAATACATGTGCAAAAGAAGTCTCTCGTGGGGGATCCTGGCTAGAACATTCAACACCATGAACAGAGATTTGAGAACTCATCACCAAAAAGAATACGCAGAGTGTGAACAATCAGCAAGTGCAAGAGCTGCGGCGACTCGCAAACCGACTCTCGCTCAGCCATCAATAACGGCAACACTTAAAACACTGGAGCCTTACAGTAGGCATAGCAAGACAGCCGAAAGAACTACGGGCAGGATCTCTGCAGGCGACGTATGAGGAGATTCTGAATGAAGATAGAAGTGATGGTCGGGACAGGAATGACTCAACAGCATCAGAGATTAATCTCCACCTCAGTCAGCAACTCATCCCAAGAAGCGCAGAGCCAATGGCTTTCTGGAAGAGCAATCCAAGCCGTTTCCCTGCCTTGGCAGAAGCAGCTCAGGTCTGCCTTGGTGCTCCTTGTACGAGTGTGGACAGCGAGCGTCTATTCAGTACAGCAGCTCACATTTTGCATGAGAAGAGGAACATATTGTCTTCAACACACGAACAGCTGCTTCTCTTCATAAACAAGAATCTGCCCTCGATGATTAGTAAGAGGCTCAGTAGCTAAAGAGCCAAATTATTCTGACTTGTTTCCTCTTGGTTGTAGTCGTTTGCAATCTGCTTGTTAAACATCttattgaacattttatttattttattataattatgggTTGTGATTAAGACAAGCCTTTAATGTtgttttagctgtttttttgttattgctaTATATGTgccaaatgtatacagtatgtaatatttaTAAAGGTTTTGTGTACATGTTTAATGAGTAAAAAGTCTTTATTTAGTCATTGTATTACTTATTTTAGtcaagttaaattattttatgataaTTGAACAATAAGCCCACTACATTTCACtgtgttaataaaaaataaacaatttattcCTGTGGtctagtttattttattattggaaAAAATAACCAGGGTAACACTTAGCCATGGGACATGAGGCATGTACAGGGCTTATTGTAAtgattttaacagaaaaaagcgTCCGATTCTAATGACAGGGAATCAGCCCTCAACAGCCTGATGGGAGCATCCCTAGCTGTGGAGACGACACACTGAAGCAGAGCACAGAGCGCAGAACCCTGAAGGGGCTCTCCCCTCTACTGCACAATCAAACACTGCTCACAGCTCACATCAACACAACAGCACACACGTATGAACCTAGCCTGAACAGACACACACCTTACAACATCTAATACACAGCACATTACAGACACACCTGCTATGTCACTACGTCACAACACTAGGTGAGGAATAAGACTTTTAGTGAGTAAAAGTCCCAGCTTCTCATGTAGCTCAGCCTTCTGTGAGACTCACCTTCTCCTCAGAGGTGGAGCTGAGAGGGCAGAGCACTCTGACTGTGTCCTGAGTGAGCCTACAGGCCCACACCTCATCCACCACTGCGCTCAGTGTGCTGGAGAggagctgcagacacacaggggaGGCAATCAGGTCCACAGCAGAATGAGcaaacacacccacacaccacaCTGGGCAGCTGAAATTACTGCACAGCTATGAGGACTGACAACGATTCTCTCACACTACAGCATGACAGGACCACCTCAACAAGAGAAGAGAGATTATTCTCTTGAATCCACAGCAACCCAGGAGAGGAAGCACAAGACAGCTGTCACTGCATTTGAATGACATGACATTACCTTATAGAGGAAGAAGATCACTTTCCCTGACTGTGCCCACTCcttctcactgtgtgtgttatCAATCCCCACTCCACACGCTTCAGGAGAGCCAGCACACCCTCTCAGGAGCAGACACGCCGGAACGCTCCTTCCTCCGTGACGTCACTGCTGCGGGCCGGAG contains:
- the LOC138225348 gene encoding maestro heat-like repeat-containing protein family member 1 isoform X2 codes for the protein MEREEPSVRLSLCRSVGMMAQAVRSASPSGAPSFPAKAELLATMMAFVKEQPSDALSRAVCLQALHACSTLSCSPELPAVQST
- the LOC138225348 gene encoding maestro heat-like repeat-containing protein family member 1 isoform X1, coding for MEREGLPGLSVSELLCVPLQEPSVRLSLCRSVGMMAQAVRSASPSGAPSFPAKAELLATMMAFVKEQPSDALSRAVCLQALHACSTLSCSPELPAVQST